The DNA sequence ATAGTAACCATTTATAATGGAGTGATAAATATCCCGTACAGAAAATTGATCGTACGGGATATTTATCTTATAGCATTTTACGAGCTAGTCGTAATGGAGTTGTAGTACATGGAGTTGAAGTACATGAAGTTGTAGTACATGGAGTTGTACTGCCGCCCCTTTCTACTCGGCGTGTCCCTCGTGTTTCGGCAGTAAGAAGGATAATAAAAACACAGCTGCAGCAAGAATCGTCAACCAGAAGAACACATCGTGCAGACCGAAAGCGATCGCTTCCCGCACCGTATGGAGCACGTCTGGCGGTAGCTTGTCCGCAACTTCCGGATGGAGTGCTTCGTTCACATCGACGTCTCCGGAAGTGATGACGTCTTGTCCGTACCGAGACAAGTAGCCCGCCATTTGCAAGTTAAAGATCGCCCCGAAGACGACGATGCCAATTGTCTGCCCGAGTGTGCGCATAAACTGATTTGACCCCAACGCTGTGCCCCGCAACTGCCAATCGACCGCCGACTGGACGGTAACGGTATACGACGTCATTACGATCCCAAAGCCGAAGCCTAACACTAAGGCGATGACGTACAACACCACATGCGGCATCGCCATGTTGAGGAAAGCCAATCCCGTGACGCCGACAAAGACGCACACCATCCCGAGTAACGTCGTCTTGCGCAGACCGAGGTGGCCAATCAGGCGACCGGACAACGCCGCGCCGAGCGGCCAACTAATCGACATCGGAATGAGCGTGAGCCCTGACTCTAGAGCGCCCATGCCGTAAACGCCTTGGATCCAAAGCGGTATGTAAAAATCGACCGCGACTAAAATGCCCCCCAACAGCAACCCCGCCAAAATAGACACAGATATAAAGCGGTTCTTAAATAAATGTAGTGGTAGCATCGGCTCCCGCACCTTCGTCTCGATGGCAAAAAACACGCTCATGGCGACAAAGGCGATGGCGAAGCAACCGATAATAAACCCGGACTGCCACGGATACGTCGTCCCGCCACTTAACAGCGCATAAATGAGCGCGGTCATACCGATTGTAAACGTCAAGACGCCCCAGTAGTCGATCGGTTTTTTCTCCTTCTCGATCTGCTCGTGCAAGGAGAGCCACAACATGACGATCGCTACGAGTCCGAACGGGACGTTCATATAGAAGACCCAGCGCCACGACACGTAATCGACTAACACGCCGCCGGTGACTGGACCGAGAATACCGGCGATGCCCCACATGCCGCTAATCCAACCTTGTACCCGCGCCCGCTCTTTAAACGGATATATATCGCCGACGATGGTAAAGGTGATTGGGAGAATACCGCCGGCACCGATCCCTTGCAGCGCACGGAACACGATGAGTTGCGCCATCGTCTGCGCCATTCCGGACAACATCGATCCGATGAGAAACACGACTGCCCCGATGGTAAAGACGATTTTCCGCCCATACAAATCGGCCATCTTGCCGAAAATGGGCGTCGTCACTGCGGATGTGAGCAAGTAGACGGACACGACCCAGCTGATGAGCTCTAGTCCGCCTAAATCGCTAACGATTTTCGGCACGGCCGTCGTCACAATCGTTCCTTCAATCGCCGCCAAAAAAGTGGAAATCAAAATAGCAGCCGTCACCATACGCTTGTTTGTTTCTTTTGGCATCTTCCCACTCTCCGTCATGTAAATTGTAAATTTTGTTAAACCCTAAACTTCCTGTTATGTAAACACATAGCCCTTCGTTATATAAACTCTAA is a window from the Numidum massiliense genome containing:
- a CDS encoding MDR family MFS transporter, which codes for MPKETNKRMVTAAILISTFLAAIEGTIVTTAVPKIVSDLGGLELISWVVSVYLLTSAVTTPIFGKMADLYGRKIVFTIGAVVFLIGSMLSGMAQTMAQLIVFRALQGIGAGGILPITFTIVGDIYPFKERARVQGWISGMWGIAGILGPVTGGVLVDYVSWRWVFYMNVPFGLVAIVMLWLSLHEQIEKEKKPIDYWGVLTFTIGMTALIYALLSGGTTYPWQSGFIIGCFAIAFVAMSVFFAIETKVREPMLPLHLFKNRFISVSILAGLLLGGILVAVDFYIPLWIQGVYGMGALESGLTLIPMSISWPLGAALSGRLIGHLGLRKTTLLGMVCVFVGVTGLAFLNMAMPHVVLYVIALVLGFGFGIVMTSYTVTVQSAVDWQLRGTALGSNQFMRTLGQTIGIVVFGAIFNLQMAGYLSRYGQDVITSGDVDVNEALHPEVADKLPPDVLHTVREAIAFGLHDVFFWLTILAAAVFLLSFLLPKHEGHAE